The sequence AACTGATAGGCTTCCAGGCCATAGGTGCTCTTCTGATACGGGCCGATGTACGCCGCATCGTTCAGCTTTCCTATCAGGAAGCGGTACACGTCATAGCCGGCCTGGGGGACCAACTCCGCGTCCAAGAGGCCGTAGAGACGCACATCCTCTGGACCGTCCACCATCTGATACCAGATGATGATGCCGATGCCATCGGCAATCGCCCGCACGTTCCCCTGTACCACATAGCGCGAGTTGCCCTTCGGGGTATAGCCTTCCGCCGGCGGGCCGGCGTACGGATGTCCCAATTCCGTGATGACAAAGGGTTTGATCTGCACGCCGTTGCGTGTGAGCACCCCCTTCAGCGAATCGAGTTTCCCCTGAAGATCAAACCTCTGCGTGGTAGGATTATCCCAGTTGGCATGGTACTCGTGGAAATAATGGAAATTCATCACATCGAAATATAGGCCGCCGCCGGCGCGCAGGACATCGTCCAGGAAGTTCATGTTCAGGTGGTCCACATAGCGGAACTCATACCCCAGCGCGCCGATCAGCACGATGGCCTGCGGGTCCGCCTGCTTGATGGCGGGATAGACTACTTTCAGCATGTCGGCGTAGGCGCGGCCGGCGTT is a genomic window of Anaerolineae bacterium containing:
- a CDS encoding cellulase family glycosylhydrolase translates to MRRSHLLAVILTAVLLMGWGLGQISWGQGSLPNWPPASPFGVDMRGTIDESQGLSYAVSAGTRWVRIKLSWDNVEPARSDPPQYRWSFYDTIFRRAAEAGLQLVVTIRDNPSWAAATRCGPLYNPNDLARFARAAVERYSQPPYNIKVWELYNEPDNMRTDGWFENLGGCWGNAGRAYADMLKVVYPAIKQADPQAIVLIGALGYEFRYVDHLNMNFLDDVLRAGGGLYFDVMNFHYFHEYHANWDNPTTQRFDLQGKLDSLKGVLTRNGVQIKPFVITELGHPYAGPPAEGYTPKGNSRYVVQGNVRAIADGIGIIIWYQMVDGPEDVRLYGLLDAELVPQAGYDVYRFLIGKLNDAAYIGPYQKSTYGLEAYQ